Below is a window of Roseivirga misakiensis DNA.
TCCATATTTGAGGCCAATATATCCCAAGTGATAAACTTTGTTCTGAAAACGGCCATAAATAGATTCAGTTATTTTACTGAAAACAGACTCTTTTGTCTGGTTTTTGATGACCTCAATCCCTTGAATCGTATCTACATAATTACTTTCATTCAAGGCATAAGACTGCATGACCTCTCTTTGCCCTGCTGTGATTGGGTTAATAAACTTCCAAATGACAAAGAGGTAAATGGGAATAAAGGACAAGAGCAACACACCTATTTCCCAAGAGTAAGTAAAGACAAAAACTATGGACGTTAAACCCAAAAGTAACTGAATCAAAGTATCTCCAAGTACAAAGCTGATGGTACGTTGAATTCTGTTGGTATCATTCATTCGAGCAATTAACTCACCAGTCTTACGTGTATCAAAAAAGCGTTTAGGTAAATAAAGTAATGCGCTATAAAATTTTTTTATAATTCGATTATTAAAATCTTTTGACTGCCTAAGAATTATTAGTGTTCTTAAATAGAGCACACCAGACTTCGCAAGTAATAAAGTGGTAAGGAGTGTTAAGCCCAAAATAAGCCGCTCAGAATCTTGACTTGGTAGAATATCATCAATTAGCCGTTGTGAAAAAATAGCAGTACTTATGCCTAAAACTGATATAATAATCCCCAAAAATGTGGCTATACCAAGGATGCCGTAGTCTTCTTTGACCAAGGAAAGGAGCCAATTCTTCTTTTTGCTTTTTTGTTCTTTTGAGCGTTTGAGCTTATTTGTAGGCTTAAGTAAGAGAAGTGCTTTTGATTTCCATATCTCTGTAAGATCTTGCTCAGTTAAATATTTAATCTTTTCTGCTGGATCACTGATAAGAAATTTGCCATTTCGATATCCAAATAAGCAAATATAGTGTTGTAGTTCTTGATTAATAATTACATGTAATATGGCAGGGTTTTTAAGAGATTTTAGATCTTTTAACCTACCCTGAAAACCATCTGCCTTCAGTCCAATTTCATTTGCTGCTTGAAAAAGTCCTAACAGCGTCGTTCCTTCCTTGGTTGTACCACTGATTTCTCGAAGTCTTTCCAAACTAATCTCGGAATCAAAATATCGAAGAATGGTAGCAAGGCAAGCGACTCCGCAGTCCGATTGATCTCTTTGCTTTACATGTTTAATTCGTATTTGGCTTATCATGAATTACTCATTTCGAGACAATTAAACCTAATGACAGATTCACATTCCAGGTTTTTTTACCGATAAACAATTCGTTAAAATGGGCAAGGTGCCATTTGGCGTCATTTGTTTTCGTGAATGTTTTGTATTTCGATACTTTTTTATCGACCTTCCCTCGGAGGCCAATAGTATTCATATCAACGTTGCCTTGCACCAATCTTCCCTTGGAATCAACAAATCCAATCAACTCAATACCTACATAAAAACCATTATCGGGTAACCTGAGTCCGTATTCACTTACATCAATTGAATAATATTTTTGATTACTATCTGAAACAAAAAAGGTCTCTTTTACCTTACCAAATTCTTTGTCTGGAAACTCATTACCATGAGTGTATGTATAAAATTTTGGTCTAAGTATTAGATCATTATATTCGACCTTTTTTAGATTGAATAGCGGTATTTTTATCGATAAGACTCGACTGTTCTTAGGGTACTCATCGTTAGGGATGAATAACACAATCTCCATTTTAGTGTTTATGTTGATAGTGAAATTTTTCTTCTTTGTGAGATTACCAATAGTCTCTTGTTTTTCGGCATTAGCGTTGACAACGAACGACCCTAAATTGACCTCTAGAGGTTCTAAGAGTAATGTGTCAGATATAATAGACTTTGCAAAAAAAATTGTACTGCTATATGCGACGTGTTGAATTTTTATACTTTCAACAAATTCCACAGTAAAAATACCTGTTTCATTTGAGTAGGTAAAGTTCCCGTTATTGGCTTTGACTGTAGCATAAGATATTGGCTCTGAGTTTGTTTTATCTAGGAGTATGAAAGTTCTGCCTTGGGCAAACGTATCATTAGCCACAGATGACACAACCAGTAGAGCCAATAAATTAAATTGTTTAAAAAAACATGCTGTCATACACGGATACATAATCCAATATCACTTTTGACCTCTGTTTTGGTACGAATGAAGAAAGCGTGATATGTTCTTGTGCAGGTTTTACCACATTGAAAAGGGCTGTACCAAACTACCTCTCCACATTCCCAATCAGTCCAGCCAAAAAACTTAGATCCACTGATGTTCTCCATAGATTTTAGACTTAATTCTTTCATCTTAATTAACAGTTAATTCGTTCGCAATTTGTTCACAAGTTCCAGAATTGTATTCGTAGGAATCTCGGATAAAAAATGTAAAGTGTTTTCGGACGCAATTTGTCCAACACAGTCCATTGTTTGTAGTGCTCGTACACTTCCAATCAGTCCAGCCCCAAAATTTGCCACCTGTTAGATTCGATAACTGTTCACTCTTTAATTTTTGCATAATTATATAGTTTAATTGAAAATAAAATTTGATAAACTTAATATTGACACAATAAGTAATAGTATGCCATAATAAGATAAGGCGATTGTTTTGAAGCATTGAAAAAATGAATGTTTCCCATTTTTATGAAGCCTAACTGCAAAGAGAATAATATATACTGCTTGAGTAATTGTAATGAACTTTAAGATGTCTCGTAGAGTAGGATTGATGGTTTTTTCTTTAAAAAACCATAGTAGTGATTGGAAATCATTGTTCTCAATCTCTGAGATATTCGGGTTAATGAATAAGATTTTTGTTGCAACAAGAACCATGTAGCTAAGAGGAAAGATAAAGTGAGATTCAAATGATGATTTGAGTACGTAGGCACCTTTTAATTCTCGAAAGTATATAAAGTTACCGAGCCAAACTGATACGAATGAAAAGAGTATTATGGCCATCATGTAAGGAATCACCAGTAAATAGTTTACCCATTCAGAATCTCTATCTTCTTTGATAAGATTCTCGATATTTTCTGGACTAAGAGAACTTGAAAACGACCGGAAATACATTTCATCTGAATACAGATAGTTTAATTCAACATATATAGCTAAAGCATATATTGATAAATTGATTAGTAATAGAGTAACTAGGTGTTTCTTCACTTGTGTCTCGTTGATTAACGAATGTATGAGCGGTGACTGAAATAAAATTGCAGTGACAAAAAAATGTTTAAAAAATTATAAATTATACTTTCGTAAAGCCGTGATTCCATACTACAAGGTACTCGTAGCAGTAAGATCTAATAGAGTTATCGAAATAGATGGGAGCTCCCATTTCTTTCATTAAATCGATGGTATTATAGAATTGGCGTTCGCTTATATCGAGCTTTTCTGCGCACTCTCTTGCATTGCCTGTTGCTCCTAGTCTTATGAGTTGATCGAGCCTTTCTATTCTTTGTGTCTGTTTTAACATATGCATCCAATATTAAATACAGCTCAGGATTTATAAAGGTAGGATTAAATAATTAATAAGTAATAGAATAAATGTTAAAAGTTATGTTTTGTAATTTACCTGAGGACAGGTATAATGACTTTGTCACTGCTAAGGATGAATTACGTTCTTAAAGTACTCCTCATAATTCGAGATGGTATTTTCGATGTTAAAGGTCACTAGCGCAGTTTCTTTTCCATTAGTTTTAAGCATTTCCCGTAGTGCTTGATTATGCTTTAACTCAAGTACGTTTTCGGCTATTTTTTCAATGTCACCATCTTCAAAAAGGAGACCATTGACACCATCTTCTATTAGGTCTAAATTACCAGCAAAAGCTGTGGCCGTAACGGGTACTTCTAGGGCCATGGACTCTAACAGCGCCTGAGAGAGGCCTTCCATAGTAGAAGCCAAAATATTAGCATCAAATAGTTTGTAGTAGTTCAATATTTCGGGAGAGTCGACATGGGCTTCAAAGTGGAGTTTATGATCTGTGGAATATTGGCTGATAATCTCCTTCATTTCGGCTGTAGGTTCAATGCCACAGAAAATAACGGTGATGGGCTCTTTTATCAGCTTGAGAGCTTTAATAATCTGGATTTGATTCTTAATCCTTGAAACACAACCTAAAACGAAGTCTTCATGCTGAAGCTTAAATTTCTTCTGTAAAGCAGATACGCGATCAATATCGATTTGATCATATTTTTCGGTTGGAGTGCCATTATAAATAACGGCTATATTTTTCTCCTTGATACCAACCTTTATAAGACCCTCTTTTACTTGTTTGCCAACGGCCACGATACCATCTGTATACCTATTATATAGTAGTAACTGCAATGGCCCGCCCATGCTCTTTGGCATTTGCCTTCTAGTATGTATGATTTTAACATCTAATCCATAACGCCATTTGGCAAAAACACTCGTGTACCTGTCGTGGCTGGATTGAGGATTTATTAACTGAATACCATGATTCTGGACAGCATCTCTTATTTGGCGCCAGTTTTTAAGGTCAAACTTTCCTTTGAAAGTCATCGGGATTCTATTGACAGCGGACCCCTCCAGCAAGCTCCAAAGTAAGCTTTCTCGGCGTATACCAATATGGATTTCATGTCCTCTTTCGGCCAAACCCTTCGCTAGGTAAGCGATCGAATTGGTAGACCCAGCAACATCACCTTGATAGGTGAGAAATAATATTTTGAGTGGATTCAAATTTTTGATGATACAAAAAAGAATAAACGTGGGTTGATATACAAACTTGAGTAGCTTTGGGAACGAATTTGCCTCTATAAGGGTATTTTTTTGATGTATAAACATCGCCCTACGATTAGGGACTAGCTTATTTTTTTGACTAATTTTAAAACATGTCTGAAGAAGCACTACAAGATGAACACGAAGTTCGACGACAGAACTATTCCGAGATGGAAAAGACTGAAATCTTCGATAAGGAATTCATGCCTCATGTGGATTCTATGTACAACTTCGCTTATCGATTAACCTTTGATGAAGATGATGCCAAGGATTTGGTTCAAGACACTTATTTAAAGGCGTTTAGATTTATCAATTCCTTTGAAAGAGGAACTAATGCAAAAGCATGGTTGTTCCGCATATTGAAAAATAGCTTTATCAACGAATTCAGGAAAAAGAGTAAACAGCCTGCTAAAGTTGATTACAATGAAGTTGAGCAATTTTATAATTCTGATGATGCTGGGGAACAAATCACCACGGATTTAAGGGTTGAAACGGTTCAACATATGATTGGCGATGAGATTTCTGGTGCATTAAATGGTATTCCAGTAGATTTTAGAACGGTTATTATTCTTAGCGATTTGGAAGGGTTTACCTATGAGGAGATGTCTAAGATTTTGGACATTCCGATCGGTACGGTAAGGTCTAGGTTACACCGAGCCAGAAACATGCTGAAAGACAAGTTAGCGGCTTATGCGAAAGAAATGGGATTTAATAAATAGAATATAATGGCAGAGTTTTCAGATTGGTTCAAAGAGACTTTTAAGAACTGTTATTGCGAGCAAGGGAATTTAATCGATGAAAAACGCTTCGCTGAAATCGTTCAACTCGTATTAGATAACGAGGCTGACGAGGAATCAAGAGCTATTTTCGAAGAAAAGATTAAATCATGTGTAAAGTCAAACTTTACATTTGAGAATGAAAAAAGTATGCGGGAAGAGATTCAGAAGAAATTGAGCGCGCATACCGGTGAAATCCCGACTGATCTAGCCCAAACGATCAGAAACAGCGTGAACCTATAGTAAGAATGACAAAGGGCAAGGCATTTATTTTTACTGCTCCTTCTGGTTCAGGAAAAACAACAATAGTAAAACACCTCCTTAGTACGCACCCAAAACTGGGTTTTTCTATATCTGCATCCACTAGAGATAAGCGAGGAAGAACGGAGGAAAATGGTAAAGACTACTATTTCTTAAGTAGAGACGAATTCACACAAAAGATTGACGAAGACGCTTTCATCGAATGGGAGGAAGTCTACACCGGAAACTATTATGGCACACTCAAAGCCGAAGTTCAACGCGTTTGGGATGAGGGTAAACATGTAGTTTTTGATGTTGAGGTCAAAGGGGCGCTAAAGCTCAAAGAGTATTTCGGCGATGACGCCTTGGCGATATTTGTTAAGGTACCCAGTATGGAGGAGCTCGAAAAAAGACTAACTGGCAGAGGAACAGAGTCGAGAGAGAGTCTTTCACAACGTCTCTACCGAGCGAAATTTGAGATGACATTCGAAAACAAGTTTGATGTAACTTTGCTTAATAAAGAGCTCGATGACTCTTTCCAAAAGGCAGAGGCACTCGTCAACAACTTTTTAAAGTCATAGATTTTGAATATTGGCCTATTCTTCGGCTCTTTTAATCCAATTCATATTGGACATCTTGTTATAGCAGATGTTATGGCGAGCCAGACTGATATAGATGAGGTTTGGTTTGTGGTTAGTCCTCAAAACCCATTCAAAAATAGTCGTACGCTTTTACATGAGTTCGACAGATTAAAAATGGTAGAATTGGCGGTCGCAGATAATTATAAGTTTCGTGCGAGTGATGTTGAATTCAATATGCCAAGGCCGAGTTACACGGCAGATACCCTTGCTTATTTATCCGACAAGAACCCTCAACACAGTTTTAAGCTGATTATAGGAGAAGATAATCTACTACATTTTCACAAGTGGAAGAATCATCAGGCTATTCTGGATAATTTTGGACTCTATGTTTACCCCAGGCCACAAGTAGATAAAGATAAAATCAAAGTGAGTCACCAAAATATCAGATATGTGGATTCACCTATGCTTGATATTTCTGCTACCTTTATTCGCAATGCGATCCAAAACGAGCATTCCGTACAATATCTTTTGCCGCCGACAGTAGTAGAGTACATCAACTTGAAGAAGTTCTACCAATAATTCTCTTTACACTTTTTTATCAGTATTAACAATTCTTAGCACTCGCTTGTCTATAGAATTATAGAGCTTTAAAAAATTGTAAATCTTCAGCGGACATTTTATCCGTTTGTCACGTCTATGAACTGTCAACTCAAAATTTAAAAGCAAGAATTTTTTGGCGCGTAAATTGTGCCTGGTTCTGAAACTTCAACATATGCAACGATTATTAACACTCACACTATTACTAATTCTCCCAGCCGGACTTTTTGCACAAGGAATTAAAGGTACCATCAAGGACAATGAAGGAAAAGCTATGCCTTTTGCTTCGATTTATGTTCAAGAGGTAGGCACTGGTACATCTTCAAACCTTGAAGGTGATTACGAAATCCCACTGAAATCTGGTAAATACACAGTCACGTTTCAATTTATGGGCTTCACTACCCAGGTCAAACAAGTTCAGGTGACCAATGGATATGCCGAACTTAATGTTGTTTTGGTGCCACAAGTCATTGAATTACAAACCGTAGTCGTCACAGGTAAAGCAGAAGACCCTTCTTACACCATTATGCGTAAGGCGATCGCCAAAGCCCAGTATCATTTAATGCAGAATGATAGCTATTCCGCAGAGGTCTATATGAAAGGGACGGGCAGGGTGACTAAAGTACCGTGGTTACTCAAAAGAACTTTTGAAAAGGAAGGAATAGACACAAGCCAGGTTTTTACATCGGAATCGGTTAGTGAAATATCTTATGAAAGGCCCAATAGGTTTTCGGAGAAGGTAATCTCTGTACGTGCTTCAGGTCAGGATATGGATAATGCCAATCCAAACTCATACATAAACAGTAGTTTCTATCTACCACGAGTAGTTAACGCCATTTCTCCGCTAAGTCCTAGAGCTTTTGCTTATTACAAGTTTGAATACCAAGGTAGTTTTAGAGAAAGAGGCTACGAGATTAACAAGATTAAAGTGACGCCTAGATCGAAGGGAGATGATGTTTTCGAAGGAGAGATATACATTAGAGAAGACTTCTGGAACATCCATTCGCTAAACCTATCGACCAGTTTATTGGGTTTTAGCATTAAAATTGAGCAAATCTACGCGCCGATCGAAGGCGAAACTTGGATGCCGGTGACACAGCAATTTGAGTTCGGAGGGTCCATTTTCGGTCTGGCAGGGACTTATTCATATTTGGCATCAGTGAGCAACTATAAGGTTACTCCAAATACCGATTTAGACGCTTCAGTAGTTTTAGTAGACGAGAAGATTGCGCCAGCGCCCGAAGAAATTGAGGCGATTAAATCTGGAGATCTAGATATCGGAGTAAAAGAAGTTTTTAAAGAAGATAAAGAGGTCTCGAGAAGACAGTTTAAAAAACTGATGAAGGCCTATGAAAAAGAGGAAAGAGAAGAAGAAAAGGAACCGGATGTAATTCGAGACTACCGATACGAAATCGATTCACTAGCTGCCAAAAAAGACTCATTATACTGGGCCAGGTTAAGACCAGTTCCCCTAACCAAAAAAGAAATACAAGGTTACAAACGCGAGGATAGCACCTATGTGGCGGACAAGGAAAAAGCTGAGGCTGATTCTATGGTTGTAAGAAACGGAACCAAATTCCGACCCAAGGATATTCTCTTTGGAGGCTACTACAAATTGGGAGAGAGATTAAGATTCAATTTCCCGGGAATGCTTTTCAAGACAAGGTTTAATACCGTCGAGGGTTTAAATCTGAATTTTACGGGTAGGTTTATTTGGCGAAATGACACGACCACTCGATTAAGGATTGAACCGTTTTTAAGATATGGTTTTGGCAGCGATAGGCTCTATGGAAAAGTAGAATCGAGGTTCGGTATCGGCCAGAGAGAACAGAGGAGCACCTTTAGGGTATCGGCAGGTAGTTATGTAGAGCAATTCAACCCTGGAATTGTGGATCCTTTCATTAATACACTCTACACGCTTCTAAGGGAGCAGAATTTCATGAAGCTCTATCAAAAAGACTTTGCCAAAGTTTCTTGGGCAAAAAGGTTTAGATATAAATATACTGTAGGAGCATCATTAGAGTATGCTTCCAGATCTAGCTTGTTCAACAATGACGACTATTCAATAGTGGACAGAGACAACCGAACATTTACTTCGAATACACCTGTCAACGCTGAGTCTGCCATACTTCCGTTTACTAATAGTGGTGCCGTAAAGACTGCTTTTACTGTCGCGGCAAGGCCATGGCTCAAGTTTAGGAGATACAATGGAACACTAATTCCTTTAGAGACCACCTCTCCAGAATTAAGATTGACTTATAGAAAAGGTATTGATGGGATTTTGAACAGTGAGACTAGCTACGATAATTTGGAATTTGGTCTGAAAACCGAATTCAGTTTAGGTGTAAGGGCTAGAATAGATTTAGACCTTGAAGCGGGTACCTTCTTTGGTACGCCACAGCTGCTATTCACTGATTTTAAACATTTCAGAGGAAATCGTTTAGGATTTTCTCCGCTAGCAGTTACAGGGGGCTTTCGACTTTTAGACTATTACCGACATAGCACTAGCCAGGAATATGTTTCTGCGCTAACGCATATCAGGTTTAGAAAGCTATTGTTGACTCATTTGCCAGTGTTAAGACTCAGTGGGATCAAAGAAAATCTATTTGTAAACTATCTGCATACGCCAACATCAGACAATTATATGGAAGTTGGGTATACCATTGATAATGTGCTTAGAATTTTCAGAGTAGAGTTCGTTCAGTCGTTTCAAGGATGGCAAGCACGTGAATTTGCCGTTAGAATCGGCATTGCATCTATATTCAGAATCGAAGAAAACTAATCATATGCCAATCACAACGTAAGGGAATTGTTAAAACTATATCTTTAGTTGTATTTAAACTAAAGATATAGTTAATTAGTCGAGGCTTTAAACCTTAGACTATGATCAATCGAAAGAATAGACCTGCTCAAGAAGTAAATGCAGGTTCAATGGCAGACATTGCGTTCCTACTCTTAATCTTCTTTTTGGTAACAACTCAAATAGCCACCAACAAGGGCATTACTATGGTGTTACCACCCAAACTGGATAAAATTGACAACGTTCCACTCAATGAACGAAACGTGCTAAAGATTCAAATCAATTCTTCAGATCAACTTTTGGTCGAAAATGATCCCTTAGACGATATTGATGAGATCAGTGAGATCGTCTATGATTTCGTGTTGAATTTTGGTAATCCGGATATCAAAAAGAAGGGGAAATCAAAAATTAGCGATCAAGAATTATTCGCATCCTTACCCGTTGATATGAAGAATTATATTAGACGAAATTTGAGTTTGAAAACTTCTTCCGATGGACCAAGTGAAGCAGTTGTTTCCTTAAAAACAGATAGAGGAAGTGGTTATGACGTCTATATTAAGGTAATGGATGAAATTAGTGCTGCTTATTACAAAATCTATGGGCAGCGGGTAGGTCTAACTTCGGAAGAGTACAGAAAACTCAACCGAAATGATCCAAGGCAAAAACTCCTTTATGACAAAGGTAAGTTAGGCATAGGCCGAGCCATTTCATTGGCTGAACCTACAACAAACGGTGGATAGCTATTTTGGTATCGCTTTTGCCTGGTAGAAGAATAATACAATTTTGGGTTTTAGGAGAACCCCTTATACATTACTTTTACCAAGTGAAAAGACCAATTATGAGAACCGTATCCTTATTTATGCTATTCGCTATTTGTGCAATTCATTTAAAGGCACAAACGACTTTTGAAGAGGGAAAGCATTATGAAATCGTTTCAACTGAGAAATCAAATGAATCAATCGTAACAGAATTCTTTTCATTGTATTGTGGTCACTGTTTTCAATTTGAGCCACTTATCGATCAGCTAAAGGCAGGGCTGAAAGAGGGGACTAAATTTGAAAAATCTCATGTAAACTACTTGCCAAGAAACAATGAAGAGGCTCAGTTCGGCATTGTAAAGGCATTTGTGGCTATGCAAGATTTGGGCATGCAAAAAGACCTTGTACCACAGTTCTTCGCAGCCATCCATATCAAAAATATAAACCTAGATTCTGAAGAAGATATTAAGCAAATCTTTTTAGCTAATGGCGTATCAGAAGACAAATTCAAGAAGGTTTATACTAACCCTGATTTGATCAAAAGAGCAACGGAAATGTCTACGCTATGGAGCAAGAAAAGCGTTGACAACGTACCTACTTTGGTCGTGAACGGTATGTACAAAATTGATATCAATAGTGTACGAAGTTTAGCCGAGCTAATATCGTTGACCAATTACTTGCTCGAGAAGTAATCCACTTAAAAAAAATCTGTTGATCCCTGCCAATTCTTGATTCAACTTAGGGACAAACCTTAAGCTGATGAAGAATTTATACTTTTTACT
It encodes the following:
- a CDS encoding peptidase domain-containing ABC transporter translates to MISQIRIKHVKQRDQSDCGVACLATILRYFDSEISLERLREISGTTKEGTTLLGLFQAANEIGLKADGFQGRLKDLKSLKNPAILHVIINQELQHYICLFGYRNGKFLISDPAEKIKYLTEQDLTEIWKSKALLLLKPTNKLKRSKEQKSKKKNWLLSLVKEDYGILGIATFLGIIISVLGISTAIFSQRLIDDILPSQDSERLILGLTLLTTLLLAKSGVLYLRTLIILRQSKDFNNRIIKKFYSALLYLPKRFFDTRKTGELIARMNDTNRIQRTISFVLGDTLIQLLLGLTSIVFVFTYSWEIGVLLLSFIPIYLFVIWKFINPITAGQREVMQSYALNESNYVDTIQGIEVIKNQTKESVFSKITESIYGRFQNKVYHLGYIGLKYGIITQVVGVLAMTSILAFASFLVLRNKLQIGELVALTSMAGGIFPAIEGMTNAHIQIREAKIAFDRMYEFTSIEPEFNPTITFQEIKEVQSLTVENLSFRFPGRKQLLKEFNLELRKGKTVCLLGESGGGKSTFIQILQKFYTQEGGCIKLDNQEYSEINTTAIRSKIGVVPQEIKIFNGSLLDNILLGVSDAEPKKIEAFMLKYGFDEYFNQFPQSYGTILGEEGVNISGGQKQLVGLARALWSNPEILLLDEATSALDRKTEQFVLTILKKLKESKLILLVTHRITTAAKSDKIYILENNTISQSGSPSELLKNGNFFSDFYRENNLKLIIN
- a CDS encoding glycosyltransferase family 4 protein, which translates into the protein MNPLKILFLTYQGDVAGSTNSIAYLAKGLAERGHEIHIGIRRESLLWSLLEGSAVNRIPMTFKGKFDLKNWRQIRDAVQNHGIQLINPQSSHDRYTSVFAKWRYGLDVKIIHTRRQMPKSMGGPLQLLLYNRYTDGIVAVGKQVKEGLIKVGIKEKNIAVIYNGTPTEKYDQIDIDRVSALQKKFKLQHEDFVLGCVSRIKNQIQIIKALKLIKEPITVIFCGIEPTAEMKEIISQYSTDHKLHFEAHVDSPEILNYYKLFDANILASTMEGLSQALLESMALEVPVTATAFAGNLDLIEDGVNGLLFEDGDIEKIAENVLELKHNQALREMLKTNGKETALVTFNIENTISNYEEYFKNVIHP
- a CDS encoding sigma-70 family RNA polymerase sigma factor → MSEEALQDEHEVRRQNYSEMEKTEIFDKEFMPHVDSMYNFAYRLTFDEDDAKDLVQDTYLKAFRFINSFERGTNAKAWLFRILKNSFINEFRKKSKQPAKVDYNEVEQFYNSDDAGEQITTDLRVETVQHMIGDEISGALNGIPVDFRTVIILSDLEGFTYEEMSKILDIPIGTVRSRLHRARNMLKDKLAAYAKEMGFNK
- the gmk gene encoding guanylate kinase; protein product: MTKGKAFIFTAPSGSGKTTIVKHLLSTHPKLGFSISASTRDKRGRTEENGKDYYFLSRDEFTQKIDEDAFIEWEEVYTGNYYGTLKAEVQRVWDEGKHVVFDVEVKGALKLKEYFGDDALAIFVKVPSMEELEKRLTGRGTESRESLSQRLYRAKFEMTFENKFDVTLLNKELDDSFQKAEALVNNFLKS
- the nadD gene encoding nicotinate (nicotinamide) nucleotide adenylyltransferase, giving the protein MNIGLFFGSFNPIHIGHLVIADVMASQTDIDEVWFVVSPQNPFKNSRTLLHEFDRLKMVELAVADNYKFRASDVEFNMPRPSYTADTLAYLSDKNPQHSFKLIIGEDNLLHFHKWKNHQAILDNFGLYVYPRPQVDKDKIKVSHQNIRYVDSPMLDISATFIRNAIQNEHSVQYLLPPTVVEYINLKKFYQ
- a CDS encoding DUF5686 and carboxypeptidase regulatory-like domain-containing protein; the encoded protein is MQRLLTLTLLLILPAGLFAQGIKGTIKDNEGKAMPFASIYVQEVGTGTSSNLEGDYEIPLKSGKYTVTFQFMGFTTQVKQVQVTNGYAELNVVLVPQVIELQTVVVTGKAEDPSYTIMRKAIAKAQYHLMQNDSYSAEVYMKGTGRVTKVPWLLKRTFEKEGIDTSQVFTSESVSEISYERPNRFSEKVISVRASGQDMDNANPNSYINSSFYLPRVVNAISPLSPRAFAYYKFEYQGSFRERGYEINKIKVTPRSKGDDVFEGEIYIREDFWNIHSLNLSTSLLGFSIKIEQIYAPIEGETWMPVTQQFEFGGSIFGLAGTYSYLASVSNYKVTPNTDLDASVVLVDEKIAPAPEEIEAIKSGDLDIGVKEVFKEDKEVSRRQFKKLMKAYEKEEREEEKEPDVIRDYRYEIDSLAAKKDSLYWARLRPVPLTKKEIQGYKREDSTYVADKEKAEADSMVVRNGTKFRPKDILFGGYYKLGERLRFNFPGMLFKTRFNTVEGLNLNFTGRFIWRNDTTTRLRIEPFLRYGFGSDRLYGKVESRFGIGQREQRSTFRVSAGSYVEQFNPGIVDPFINTLYTLLREQNFMKLYQKDFAKVSWAKRFRYKYTVGASLEYASRSSLFNNDDYSIVDRDNRTFTSNTPVNAESAILPFTNSGAVKTAFTVAARPWLKFRRYNGTLIPLETTSPELRLTYRKGIDGILNSETSYDNLEFGLKTEFSLGVRARIDLDLEAGTFFGTPQLLFTDFKHFRGNRLGFSPLAVTGGFRLLDYYRHSTSQEYVSALTHIRFRKLLLTHLPVLRLSGIKENLFVNYLHTPTSDNYMEVGYTIDNVLRIFRVEFVQSFQGWQAREFAVRIGIASIFRIEEN
- a CDS encoding ExbD/TolR family protein, whose amino-acid sequence is MINRKNRPAQEVNAGSMADIAFLLLIFFLVTTQIATNKGITMVLPPKLDKIDNVPLNERNVLKIQINSSDQLLVENDPLDDIDEISEIVYDFVLNFGNPDIKKKGKSKISDQELFASLPVDMKNYIRRNLSLKTSSDGPSEAVVSLKTDRGSGYDVYIKVMDEISAAYYKIYGQRVGLTSEEYRKLNRNDPRQKLLYDKGKLGIGRAISLAEPTTNGG
- a CDS encoding thiol:disulfide interchange protein DsbA/DsbL; translated protein: MRTVSLFMLFAICAIHLKAQTTFEEGKHYEIVSTEKSNESIVTEFFSLYCGHCFQFEPLIDQLKAGLKEGTKFEKSHVNYLPRNNEEAQFGIVKAFVAMQDLGMQKDLVPQFFAAIHIKNINLDSEEDIKQIFLANGVSEDKFKKVYTNPDLIKRATEMSTLWSKKSVDNVPTLVVNGMYKIDINSVRSLAELISLTNYLLEK